The proteins below come from a single Candidatus Eisenbacteria bacterium genomic window:
- the dnaA gene encoding chromosomal replication initiator protein DnaA, with translation MATAFAEPDRVWEQALEAIRSRLDSQQAFETWFRPITPLQLEPPLVELEVPNPFFVDWIHEHYLPLLTRALEDTLGAPVEIRLRAAAAPAHESHTAPRTTHAEAASPRGGLAPSSTPGTASPRSLGPRATLSELPGSQRSTDRSWLESQLHPRLTFENFIVGTSSAFTHAACRAVAEKPGEAYNPLFIFAGSGLGKTHLLHAIGHAVKQSRPEARVYYVPAERFTNEMIFAIQHAQTLAFRNKYRNVDVLLIDDIQFLAGKESTQEEFFYTFNALRDAHKQIVVTADKPPKDLSMVEERLTSRFNQGLVCDIMRPDIETRLAILRHRYESDGDGLALPDDAFLLIADRIRNNVRDLEGCLVRVLALGSLLQQEITMPMVEKVLEDYVGAEPDRLSPERVVAAVSDTFGVRPEVLLSRRRTASIALPRQVAMYLMRQLTDLSLGEIGRTIGGRDHSTVMYACDRVGERIATDGGFSEKVNGIISTLSLG, from the coding sequence ATGGCCACCGCATTCGCGGAACCCGACCGCGTCTGGGAACAGGCCCTCGAAGCCATTCGCTCTCGTCTCGACTCCCAGCAGGCCTTCGAAACCTGGTTCCGACCCATCACCCCGCTTCAGCTCGAGCCTCCGCTCGTCGAGCTGGAGGTCCCCAACCCGTTCTTCGTCGATTGGATCCACGAGCACTATCTTCCGCTGCTGACGAGGGCGCTGGAAGACACGCTCGGCGCCCCGGTCGAGATTCGACTCCGAGCGGCCGCGGCACCAGCGCACGAATCTCACACAGCACCTCGGACCACGCACGCGGAGGCGGCTTCGCCACGTGGCGGCCTCGCCCCGTCGAGCACACCCGGCACCGCGTCGCCTCGTTCGCTCGGACCGCGCGCCACCCTGAGCGAACTTCCGGGTAGCCAGCGCAGCACCGATCGAAGCTGGCTCGAGAGCCAGCTCCATCCTCGACTGACGTTCGAGAACTTCATCGTCGGCACCAGCAGCGCCTTCACGCACGCGGCATGCCGCGCGGTCGCTGAGAAGCCCGGCGAGGCCTACAACCCGTTGTTCATCTTCGCGGGTTCCGGACTCGGCAAGACCCACCTGCTTCACGCGATCGGACACGCGGTCAAACAGTCACGCCCCGAGGCGCGCGTCTACTACGTGCCGGCCGAGCGCTTCACGAACGAGATGATCTTCGCGATCCAGCACGCTCAAACCCTGGCATTCCGCAACAAATACCGGAATGTCGACGTGCTGCTGATCGACGACATCCAGTTCCTCGCCGGCAAAGAGAGCACGCAGGAGGAGTTCTTCTACACGTTCAATGCGCTGCGCGACGCGCACAAGCAGATCGTCGTCACCGCCGACAAGCCGCCGAAGGACCTGTCGATGGTCGAGGAGCGGCTCACGTCGCGATTCAACCAGGGGCTGGTGTGCGACATCATGCGACCCGACATCGAGACGCGGCTCGCGATTCTGCGACACCGCTACGAGTCCGACGGCGACGGGCTGGCGCTGCCGGATGACGCGTTCCTGCTGATCGCAGACCGCATCCGCAACAACGTGCGGGATCTCGAGGGTTGCCTGGTGCGGGTCCTCGCGCTGGGCTCGCTGCTGCAGCAGGAAATCACCATGCCGATGGTCGAGAAAGTGCTGGAGGACTACGTCGGCGCCGAGCCCGACCGCCTGAGTCCTGAACGCGTGGTGGCGGCCGTCAGCGATACCTTCGGCGTTCGCCCCGAGGTGCTGCTGAGCCGTCGACGCACCGCTTCGATCGCGCTGCCGCGCCAGGTCGCCATGTACCTGATGCGTCAGCTCACCGACCTGTCGCTCGGCGAAATCGGCCGCACGATTGGCGGACGCGACCACAGCACCGTGATGTACGCCTGCGATCGGGTTGGGGAGCGGATCGCGACGGACGGGGGTTTCTCCGAGAAAGTGAACGGAATCATTTCCACTTTGTCGCTCGGGTGA
- the dnaN gene encoding DNA polymerase III subunit beta: MELTIQQADLAYAVGKAFGSVSAKSPMPLLSCLLIEADKGGLRVTGTDLEVTTAVTVPCKLKSAGRVAVSARHFHEVVRKIPKGSLTLAMAGEQLEISYGEGKGWSKFPTQDAAEFPRVPELKPETTVSVEGSVIARLIGRTAYAVSNDATRPQLGGVLVHGTDKRLALVSTDGHRLSLASRKGSDGGLGRDGVIVPSRALSAVSRAAEDATGPVQIEIAGSRQQAAFSAQVGDYKVQILVRLLQGPYPNYEQVIPKNNPRTVTVRRDELLEAVDIVASHADNVTRQVRFSLRNGKLGVTSATELGAGEHSIAADYAGEDLDIGYNANYLLDLLKCIPSERVSLRLGSALAAGIIEPVGALSEADEDLLCLIMPLRLPDAAS, encoded by the coding sequence ATGGAACTCACGATCCAGCAGGCCGACCTCGCGTACGCGGTGGGGAAAGCATTCGGATCGGTGTCCGCCAAGAGCCCGATGCCGCTGCTGTCCTGCCTCCTGATCGAAGCGGACAAGGGCGGCCTGCGCGTCACCGGAACCGATCTCGAGGTCACGACCGCCGTCACGGTTCCGTGCAAGCTCAAGAGCGCAGGTCGGGTCGCGGTCTCGGCACGGCACTTTCACGAGGTGGTGCGCAAGATTCCGAAGGGATCCCTGACGCTCGCGATGGCGGGGGAGCAGCTCGAGATCAGCTACGGCGAGGGCAAGGGCTGGAGCAAGTTCCCGACCCAGGATGCCGCCGAGTTTCCGCGCGTTCCGGAGTTGAAGCCCGAGACCACCGTCTCGGTCGAGGGCAGCGTGATCGCACGCCTGATCGGACGCACCGCCTACGCGGTCTCGAACGATGCGACGCGCCCGCAGCTCGGCGGCGTGCTCGTGCACGGCACCGACAAACGGCTCGCTCTGGTCTCGACTGACGGACATCGGTTGTCGCTGGCATCGCGCAAGGGTTCCGACGGCGGACTGGGTCGTGACGGCGTGATCGTGCCGAGCCGCGCGCTGTCCGCGGTCAGCCGCGCCGCCGAAGACGCGACCGGTCCGGTGCAGATCGAGATCGCGGGCTCGCGCCAGCAGGCCGCGTTCAGTGCCCAGGTCGGGGACTACAAGGTCCAGATCCTGGTGCGGCTGCTGCAGGGTCCGTATCCGAACTACGAGCAGGTGATCCCCAAGAACAATCCGCGCACCGTCACGGTGCGGCGCGACGAACTGCTCGAAGCGGTCGACATCGTCGCCTCGCACGCGGACAACGTCACGCGCCAGGTGCGCTTCTCGCTCCGCAACGGAAAGCTCGGCGTGACCTCGGCGACCGAGCTCGGCGCCGGCGAACACTCGATCGCGGCCGACTACGCGGGCGAGGACCTCGACATCGGCTACAACGCGAACTACCTGCTCGATCTGCTCAAATGCATCCCGAGCGAGCGGGTCTCGCTGCGACTCGGTTCGGCGCTCGCCGCCGGCATCATCGAGCCGGTCGGAGCGCTGTCGGAGGCCGACGAGGATCTGCTGTGTCTCATCATGCCGCTCCGCTTGCCGGACGCGGCGAGTTGA
- a CDS encoding DUF721 domain-containing protein — MERLGDVLPGLLQGLGLTEQLAGWRAVGEWEEAVGGAIARRARAVSFRDGVLLVEVESAPWRHELALLKRDLVRRLNHRLGGTSVKDLRFTHGRGGIQR, encoded by the coding sequence ATGGAACGACTCGGAGACGTGCTTCCGGGTCTGTTGCAGGGACTCGGCCTGACGGAGCAGCTGGCGGGCTGGCGCGCGGTCGGGGAGTGGGAGGAAGCGGTCGGCGGAGCGATTGCGCGCCGCGCCCGCGCGGTGTCGTTTCGCGACGGCGTGCTGCTCGTCGAAGTCGAGAGCGCGCCGTGGCGACACGAGCTTGCGCTCCTCAAACGCGATCTGGTCCGGCGGCTGAACCATCGACTGGGTGGCACGTCGGTCAAGGATCTGCGATTCACACACGGCCGCGGAGGGATCCAGCGGTGA
- the gyrB gene encoding DNA topoisomerase (ATP-hydrolyzing) subunit B, with product MTAEAKGHHYDATSIQVLEGLEAVRKRPAMYIGDISVRGLHHLVWEVVDNSVDEALAGFCTEITINVLTDGSVTVQDNGRGIPVDMHATMKKPALEVVMTTLHAGGKFDDQSYKVSGGLHGVGVSVVNALSEWCEVEVLKAGTTYRQRYAAGKPTGPMTSEPATTRIKGRETGTTVRFKPDNKIFTEANYQWDILAGRMRELAFLNSGLSIRLIDERADKNVEFMYKGGLVEFVKYLNQNKEVLHGKPVYFGRDRDQINAEIAFQYNDGYNESVHSFVNNINTVEGGTHLVGFRSALTRTLTNYAEREGMMKNAKVGVTGDDVREGLTAVVSVKVPNPQFEGQTKTKLGNSEVKGIVESIVGDGLREFFAENPAVARKIIEKMISAARAREAARKARELARRKTILDGGSLPGKLADCAFDDPQDCEIYIVEGDSAGGTAKQGRDRRFQAILPIRGKILNVEKARIDKILANEEIRSMITALGAGVKEEFDITRLRYHRIIIMTDADVDGSHIRTLLLTFFFRELRELVSNGHVYIAQPPLYMVKNGKDEIYCYNDRERDEALTRVGRKNVMVQRYKGLGEMNPDQLWKTTMNPETRTLLRVQLPDAAEADRIFTILMGEHVEPRRQFIEENALAVRNLDI from the coding sequence TTGACGGCGGAAGCCAAAGGCCATCACTACGACGCGACCAGCATTCAGGTCCTCGAGGGACTCGAAGCGGTCCGCAAGCGCCCCGCGATGTACATCGGGGACATCAGTGTGCGCGGCCTCCACCATCTGGTGTGGGAGGTGGTCGACAACTCGGTCGACGAGGCGCTGGCCGGGTTCTGCACCGAGATCACGATCAACGTGCTGACCGACGGCTCCGTGACGGTGCAGGACAACGGGCGCGGTATTCCCGTCGACATGCACGCCACCATGAAGAAGCCCGCGCTCGAAGTCGTGATGACCACGCTGCACGCGGGCGGCAAGTTCGACGACCAGAGCTACAAGGTCTCGGGCGGGCTGCACGGCGTCGGCGTCTCGGTCGTCAACGCGCTCTCGGAGTGGTGCGAAGTCGAGGTGCTCAAGGCCGGAACGACCTATCGCCAGCGTTACGCGGCCGGCAAGCCGACCGGGCCGATGACCTCCGAGCCCGCGACCACCCGGATCAAGGGCCGCGAAACCGGCACCACGGTGCGCTTCAAGCCCGACAACAAGATCTTCACCGAAGCGAACTACCAGTGGGACATCCTGGCCGGACGCATGCGGGAGCTGGCGTTCCTCAACAGCGGGCTCTCGATCCGGCTGATCGACGAGCGCGCCGACAAGAACGTCGAGTTCATGTACAAGGGCGGGCTGGTCGAGTTCGTGAAGTACCTCAATCAGAACAAGGAAGTGCTGCACGGCAAACCGGTGTACTTCGGCCGCGACCGCGATCAGATCAACGCCGAGATCGCGTTCCAGTACAACGACGGATACAACGAGTCGGTGCACTCGTTCGTGAACAACATCAATACGGTCGAGGGCGGCACCCACCTGGTCGGATTCCGCTCGGCGCTCACGCGCACGCTCACGAACTACGCCGAGCGCGAAGGCATGATGAAGAACGCGAAAGTCGGCGTGACCGGCGACGACGTGCGCGAGGGCCTCACCGCGGTGGTCTCGGTCAAGGTGCCGAACCCGCAGTTCGAGGGCCAGACCAAGACCAAGCTCGGCAACAGCGAAGTGAAGGGCATCGTCGAGAGCATCGTGGGCGACGGCCTGCGCGAGTTCTTCGCGGAGAATCCCGCGGTGGCGCGCAAGATCATCGAGAAGATGATCTCGGCCGCACGCGCGCGTGAAGCGGCGCGCAAGGCGCGCGAGCTGGCACGCCGAAAGACCATCCTCGACGGCGGCTCGCTGCCCGGCAAGCTCGCCGACTGCGCGTTCGACGATCCGCAGGACTGCGAGATCTACATCGTCGAGGGCGACTCGGCCGGCGGTACCGCCAAGCAGGGCCGCGACCGGCGATTCCAGGCGATCCTCCCGATCCGCGGCAAGATCCTGAACGTCGAGAAGGCACGCATCGACAAGATCCTCGCGAACGAGGAAATCCGCAGCATGATCACCGCGCTGGGCGCGGGGGTGAAGGAAGAGTTCGACATCACCCGGCTGCGCTATCACCGCATCATCATCATGACGGACGCCGACGTCGACGGTTCGCACATCCGTACGCTCTTGCTGACGTTCTTCTTCCGCGAGCTGCGCGAGCTGGTCAGCAACGGGCACGTGTACATCGCGCAGCCGCCGCTCTACATGGTGAAGAACGGCAAGGACGAGATCTACTGCTACAACGACCGCGAGCGCGACGAAGCGCTCACGCGCGTCGGCCGCAAGAACGTCATGGTCCAGCGCTACAAGGGCCTCGGCGAGATGAACCCGGACCAGCTGTGGAAGACCACCATGAATCCCGAGACGCGCACGTTGCTGCGGGTGCAGCTTCCGGATGCCGCCGAGGCGGATCGCATCTTTACGATCCTCATGGGCGAGCACGTCGAACCGCGCCGTCAGTTCATCGAGGAGAACGCGCTGGCCGTGCGTAACCTGGACATTTGA
- the gyrA gene encoding DNA gyrase subunit A has protein sequence MPLNDRSKIVDVNIENEMKTSYIDYSMSVIVSRALPDVRDGLKPSQRRILVAMNDLNLMPGRGYRKCAKIAGDTSGNYHPHGEQVVYPTLVRLAQSWVMRYPLVDGQGNFGSIDGDAPAAMRYTEARLTPLAAEMLADLEKNTVDFRSNYDETREEPVVLPGVVPNLLINGCSGIAVGMATEVPPHNLGEVCDAICHVIEHPEATTLDLMKIVKGPDFPTGGIIYGTQGIRDCYLTGRGLIKMRARAVVEEGKAGRMSLVVNEIPFQVNKSSLLEKIAELVKDGKVTGIRDLRDESDRDGMRIVVELKNDANPKVVLNQLFVHSPLQSTFGAIMLALVDQRPQVLELRVLIDQYVRHRQEVVRRRTEFDLAEAERRAHILEGLKIALDHLDEVIALIRASKDTETAREGLMSRFQLTEIQASAILEMRLSRLTGLERKKIEEEYLELLKLIEQLRSILSSPKKILSIISDEARRLKERHGDERRTEIAAEEGEITFEDTIEQKDMVITISHAGYIKRQEISAYRSQRRGGKGVIGARTKEEDYIEHLFVAGTHSFLLFLTERGRCYWLKVHEVEQAGRVARGRPLVNHLEGLGRDERVQAVVAVRDFDDQHFLVCATRKGLIKKTVLSAYGNVRKAGINAVLLEDGDALIEAIITDGSQDLILAKRKGLAIRFHENEVRAMGRTAYGVKAVTLDDAEDEVVSMVGVKRQATLLAVTEHGYGKRSEISEYRVSHRGGKGIITIKTNERNGQVVAVKEVVDGDELMIITRQGQLIRMPVKGISVIGRNTQGVRLVNLDTPEGELLPDRVGGVTRVVSEEENGAPEAVIGESGAMPDEVPEATNDAPETSEGEADTP, from the coding sequence ATGCCTCTCAACGACCGATCGAAGATCGTCGACGTCAACATCGAAAACGAGATGAAGACCAGCTACATCGATTACTCGATGTCGGTCATCGTCTCGCGTGCGCTGCCGGACGTGCGCGACGGCCTCAAGCCTTCGCAGCGCCGCATCCTGGTGGCGATGAACGACCTCAACCTGATGCCGGGCCGCGGCTATCGCAAGTGCGCGAAGATCGCCGGCGACACCTCGGGTAACTACCACCCGCACGGCGAACAGGTCGTGTACCCCACGCTGGTACGGCTCGCGCAGAGCTGGGTGATGCGTTACCCGCTGGTCGACGGCCAGGGCAACTTCGGCTCGATCGACGGCGACGCCCCGGCAGCGATGCGTTATACCGAGGCGCGCCTCACGCCGCTGGCGGCCGAGATGCTCGCGGACCTCGAGAAGAACACCGTCGACTTCCGCTCCAACTACGACGAAACGCGCGAGGAACCGGTGGTGCTCCCGGGCGTGGTGCCGAACCTGCTCATCAACGGGTGTTCCGGTATCGCGGTCGGCATGGCCACCGAAGTTCCGCCGCACAACCTCGGCGAGGTGTGCGACGCGATCTGCCACGTGATCGAGCATCCCGAAGCCACCACGCTCGATCTCATGAAGATCGTGAAGGGCCCCGACTTTCCGACCGGCGGCATCATCTACGGCACCCAGGGCATCCGCGACTGCTACCTGACCGGGCGCGGCCTCATCAAGATGCGCGCACGCGCGGTGGTCGAGGAGGGCAAGGCCGGCCGCATGAGCCTGGTCGTGAACGAGATCCCGTTCCAGGTCAACAAGTCGTCGCTGCTCGAGAAGATCGCGGAGCTGGTGAAGGACGGAAAGGTCACCGGCATCCGTGACCTGCGCGACGAGTCCGATCGCGACGGCATGCGCATCGTGGTGGAGCTCAAGAACGACGCGAATCCCAAGGTGGTGCTGAACCAGCTGTTCGTGCACTCGCCGCTCCAGAGCACGTTCGGGGCGATCATGCTCGCGCTGGTCGACCAGCGACCGCAGGTGCTGGAGTTGCGCGTGCTGATCGATCAGTACGTGCGGCACCGGCAGGAAGTCGTGCGCCGGCGGACCGAGTTCGATCTTGCCGAAGCCGAGCGCCGCGCGCACATCCTCGAGGGTCTGAAGATCGCGCTCGATCACCTCGACGAAGTGATCGCCCTGATCCGTGCCTCCAAGGACACCGAAACCGCGCGCGAAGGACTCATGAGCCGCTTTCAGCTCACCGAGATCCAGGCCAGCGCGATCCTCGAGATGCGGCTCTCGCGCCTCACCGGCCTCGAGCGCAAGAAGATCGAAGAGGAGTACCTCGAGCTGCTCAAGCTCATCGAGCAGCTGCGCAGCATCCTCTCGAGCCCGAAGAAGATCCTCAGCATCATTTCGGACGAGGCGCGGCGCCTGAAGGAGCGGCATGGCGACGAGCGCCGCACCGAGATCGCGGCCGAAGAAGGCGAGATCACGTTCGAGGACACGATCGAGCAGAAGGACATGGTGATCACGATCTCGCACGCCGGCTACATCAAGCGGCAGGAGATCAGCGCGTATCGCTCGCAGCGCCGTGGCGGCAAGGGCGTGATCGGTGCGCGCACCAAGGAAGAGGACTACATCGAGCACCTGTTCGTGGCCGGCACGCACAGCTTCCTGCTGTTCCTCACCGAGCGCGGGCGCTGCTACTGGCTCAAGGTGCACGAGGTCGAACAGGCCGGCCGAGTCGCGCGCGGGCGCCCGCTCGTCAACCACCTCGAAGGGCTGGGGCGTGACGAACGCGTGCAGGCGGTGGTCGCGGTCCGCGACTTCGACGATCAGCACTTCCTGGTGTGTGCGACCCGCAAGGGCCTCATCAAGAAGACCGTGTTGTCCGCCTACGGCAACGTCCGAAAAGCCGGTATCAACGCGGTGCTGCTCGAAGACGGCGACGCGCTGATCGAGGCGATCATCACCGACGGCTCGCAGGACCTGATCCTCGCCAAGCGCAAGGGGCTCGCGATCCGCTTCCACGAGAACGAGGTTCGCGCCATGGGACGTACGGCCTACGGCGTCAAAGCGGTCACGCTCGACGACGCCGAGGACGAGGTCGTCAGCATGGTCGGCGTGAAGCGCCAGGCGACGCTGCTCGCCGTGACCGAGCACGGCTACGGCAAGCGCAGCGAAATCTCCGAGTATCGAGTTTCGCATCGCGGCGGCAAGGGCATCATCACGATCAAGACCAACGAACGGAACGGGCAGGTGGTGGCGGTCAAGGAAGTGGTGGACGGCGACGAACTCATGATCATCACGCGCCAGGGCCAGTTGATTCGCATGCCGGTGAAGGGCATCTCGGTGATCGGCCGCAATACGCAGGGCGTACGGCTCGTCAACCTCGATACTCCCGAAGGCGAGCTGCTGCCCGACCGGGTCGGCGGCGTCACCCGCGTGGTGAGCGAAGAAGAAAATGGCGCCCCCGAAGCCGTGATCGGCGAGTCAGGCGCCATGCCGGATGAAGTCCCCGAGGCGACGAACGATGCGCCCGAGACCTCCGAGGGAGAGGCCGACACGCCCTGA
- a CDS encoding redox-sensing transcriptional repressor Rex translates to MRPRPPRERPTRPDREMSRVSESTIRRLSHYYRVLEEVESEGKRLISSHRLAEREGITSAQVRKDLSVFGSFGRRGLGYNVAHLREQIRTILGMDHRWRVVLVGSGNIGSALLSYRGFEQQGFDLVAAFDRDTTRVGQRFGRLVVRDIADLPAAARAEPFDMGVIATPLAAAQEVADLLVAAGVRGILNFAPRKLRVPDHVALRTVDMAVEFESLSFELSRDRGKRRRSRT, encoded by the coding sequence ATGCGCCCGAGACCTCCGAGGGAGAGGCCGACACGCCCTGATCGCGAGATGAGCCGAGTTTCCGAGTCCACGATCCGGCGCCTGTCGCACTACTACCGGGTCCTGGAGGAAGTCGAGTCCGAAGGCAAGCGACTGATCTCTTCGCACCGCCTCGCCGAACGTGAGGGCATCACGTCGGCGCAGGTGCGCAAGGACCTGTCGGTGTTCGGATCGTTCGGGCGTCGAGGGCTCGGCTACAACGTGGCGCATCTGCGCGAGCAGATCCGCACCATCCTCGGCATGGACCATCGCTGGCGGGTGGTGCTGGTCGGTAGCGGCAACATCGGGTCGGCGCTGCTGTCGTACCGCGGCTTCGAGCAGCAGGGTTTCGACCTGGTGGCGGCGTTCGACCGCGACACCACGCGGGTCGGCCAGCGCTTCGGCCGACTCGTGGTGCGCGACATCGCCGACCTGCCGGCGGCCGCGCGTGCGGAGCCGTTCGACATGGGCGTGATCGCGACCCCGCTCGCGGCCGCACAGGAAGTCGCGGATCTGCTGGTCGCGGCCGGCGTGCGGGGAATCCTCAACTTCGCGCCGCGAAAGCTGCGGGTGCCGGATCACGTGGCACTCCGCACCGTCGACATGGCGGTCGAGTTCGAGAGCCTGTCGTTCGAGCTGTCGCGTGACCGCGGCAAACGGCGGCGGTCTCGCACGTGA
- a CDS encoding DMT family transporter: MSVERARGAEQGALLAMVLATLLWGGTFVAIRDIVHDLAPAALVCARFSVASLICAVLLAARRRWPSRAAWGAGALGGVLLVASFTLQAVGLLDTSAGTSAFLTCAGTLAAAFWAWLLLRQRPGGVLLTGIGVALVGAALLSLDRTLSIGRGELVTIVGALVFPLQIVVVARFGHRVEPLELAAVQALTIAVLLVPFSGDLPTALRGLGSDGWLRFAYLAVAGSTIAPLLQIWAQRSLPPGRIALLFALEPVFALVVALTLGGERFVPRWWLGAALILSAVVFVESRSAAEASRSRPATA; this comes from the coding sequence GTGAGCGTGGAGCGGGCACGCGGCGCCGAACAGGGTGCGCTGCTCGCCATGGTGCTCGCGACGCTGCTGTGGGGCGGCACGTTCGTGGCGATTCGCGACATCGTGCACGACCTCGCACCGGCGGCGCTGGTGTGCGCGCGCTTCAGCGTCGCGTCGCTGATCTGCGCGGTGTTGCTGGCGGCGCGGCGACGCTGGCCGTCGCGCGCGGCGTGGGGGGCCGGGGCGCTGGGCGGTGTGCTGCTGGTCGCGAGCTTCACGCTGCAGGCGGTCGGGTTACTCGACACCTCGGCCGGCACCTCGGCGTTTCTGACCTGCGCCGGCACCCTCGCCGCTGCGTTCTGGGCGTGGCTGCTGCTGCGTCAGCGGCCCGGCGGGGTGCTGCTGACCGGCATCGGCGTGGCGCTCGTCGGAGCGGCGCTGCTCTCGCTCGATCGCACGCTTTCGATCGGCCGCGGCGAGCTGGTGACGATCGTCGGAGCGCTGGTGTTCCCGCTCCAGATCGTGGTGGTCGCGCGCTTCGGGCACCGCGTCGAGCCGCTCGAGCTGGCGGCCGTGCAGGCACTCACCATCGCGGTGCTGCTGGTGCCGTTCTCGGGTGACCTGCCGACCGCACTGCGCGGGCTCGGCTCCGACGGCTGGCTGCGCTTCGCCTATCTGGCGGTGGCCGGCAGCACCATCGCGCCGCTGCTCCAGATCTGGGCGCAGCGCTCGCTGCCGCCGGGACGCATCGCCCTCCTGTTCGCACTCGAACCGGTGTTCGCGCTGGTAGTGGCGCTGACGCTCGGCGGCGAGCGCTTCGTGCCGCGCTGGTGGCTCGGCGCGGCACTGATCCTCAGCGCGGTCGTTTTCGTGGAGTCGCGCTCCGCGGCGGAAGCTTCCAGGTCTCGTCCAGCCACCGCTTGA